In the genome of Streptomyces aquilus, the window CGGATGGTCCCGGTTGAACCATCTGGCGACCTGCTCGACGGACCCGCTGGTCGTCACGTCCAGTACGGTGCCGTCCGGGTAGAACCGGAGGAACTCCGTGAACCCTTCCTTCGACGACGGCTTCGCGTAGAACCCGTCGTACCGGACGCCGACGCGGGCCGCTGCCACCGCCGCCAGCGACTTCAGGAGCCTGTCGTAACCGCCCTGCGTGAACAGATCCACCCGGTGCCACCTCTGCAACCGCTCCGGGACCTCGCAGTCCTCCAGGCGGGCCGGGATGACGTAGACCGCGCCCTCGGGCTGGTGGTCGGCCTCGTCGAGGACGATGCGGATCTCCTTCTGCACGTATCCGGTCTTGGTGACCGAAGCCCGTGACAGGCAGACCAGGACGAGGTCGCAGGCGCGGATCGCACGGCGGATCTCACGGTCCCAGTCCTGGCCCGGGAGGATGTCCTCCTCGTCGAGCCAGGGCTGGAAGCCCGCGGACAGCAGCTGTGTCCGCAGGCGCCGTACGTCTTCTTTGTCCCCCGACGAATGGCAGAGGAAGATCTTCAGCACGCCCCCGCCCCTCGCCTACTCCGCCGTGCCGCCGAAGCGCTCCTTGTACGTCTCCAGGTCCTCGTCCGTGAGCTTGGCGAACAGGACCGGCGGGACGGTGAAGGGGGTGCCGGCCGGGACCGCGGTGAGCGCCTTCGCCTCGGCCTCGGTGACCCAGGTCGCGGTGTCGTCGGCGAGGGAGAAGGCCTGGCGCATCGCGGCCGAGGTCGCGGGGATGAAGGGCTCCGAGACCACCGAGTAGAGGTGGATCAGGTTCATCGCCGTGCGGAGGGTGAGGGCCGCGCCGTCCTTGTCGGTCTTGATCTCCAGCCAGGGGGCCTTCTCCTCCAGGTAGGAGTTGCCGGCCGACCACAGGGCGCGCAGGGCGGCCGCCGCCTTGCGGAACTGGAGGGCCTCCATCTGGGTCTCGTACTCGGCGAGGAGGCGGGCGATCTCCTCGCCCAGCTTCGCCTCCGCCTCGCCCGGGGTGCCGCCCTCGGGGACGTCGTCGCCGAAGCGCTTGCGGGAGAAGGACAGGACGCGGTTGACGAAGTTGCCGAGGGTGTCGGCGAGGTCCTTGTTGACCGTGGCGGTGAAGTGCTCCCAGGTGAAGGACGAGTCGTCGGACTCGGGCGCGTTGGCGATCAGGAAGTAGCGCCAGTAGTCCGCCGGGAGGATCTCCAGGGCCTGGTCGGTGAAGACGCCCCGCTTCTGGCTGGTGGAGAACTTTCCGCCGTAGTACGTCAGCCAGTTGAAGGCCTTGACGTAGTCGACCTTCTTCCACGGCTCACGGACACCCAGCTCGGTCGCCGGGAACATCACCGTGTGGAACGGGACGTTGTCCTTCGCCATGAACTCCGTGTAGCGGACCGGGTTCTCGCCCTTGTCCGCCTCGTACCACCACGACTTCCAGTCGCGCGTCGACGGGTCCTCGTCGGCCCACTCCTTCGTCGCGCCGATGTACTCGATCGGGGCGTCGAACCAGACGTAGAAGACCTTGCCCTCGGCCGCGAGCTCCGGCCAGGTGTCGGCGGGGACGGGGACGCCCCAGTCCAGGTCCCGGGTGATCGCGCGGTCGTGCAGGCCCTCGGTCAGCCACTTGCGGGCGATGGAGGAGGCGAGCTGCGGCCACTCCGCCTCGTGCCGGGCCACCCACTCCTCGACCTCGTGCTGGAGCTTGGACTGGAGGAGGAAGAGGTGCTTGGTCTCGCGCACCT includes:
- the metG gene encoding methionine--tRNA ligase, producing MARHLITSALPYINGIKHLGNMVGSMLPADVYSRYLRQRGHDVLYICATDEHGTPAELAAKEAGLSVAAFCAQAHDAQKAVYDGFALAFDYFGRSSSQQNVEITQHFARRLNENGFIEERAIRQVYSPTDGRFLPDRYVEGTCPHCGYDKARGDQCENCTRVLDPTDLINPRSAISGSTDLEVRETKHLFLLQSKLQHEVEEWVARHEAEWPQLASSIARKWLTEGLHDRAITRDLDWGVPVPADTWPELAAEGKVFYVWFDAPIEYIGATKEWADEDPSTRDWKSWWYEADKGENPVRYTEFMAKDNVPFHTVMFPATELGVREPWKKVDYVKAFNWLTYYGGKFSTSQKRGVFTDQALEILPADYWRYFLIANAPESDDSSFTWEHFTATVNKDLADTLGNFVNRVLSFSRKRFGDDVPEGGTPGEAEAKLGEEIARLLAEYETQMEALQFRKAAAALRALWSAGNSYLEEKAPWLEIKTDKDGAALTLRTAMNLIHLYSVVSEPFIPATSAAMRQAFSLADDTATWVTEAEAKALTAVPAGTPFTVPPVLFAKLTDEDLETYKERFGGTAE
- a CDS encoding toll/interleukin-1 receptor domain-containing protein, with translation MLKIFLCHSSGDKEDVRRLRTQLLSAGFQPWLDEEDILPGQDWDREIRRAIRACDLVLVCLSRASVTKTGYVQKEIRIVLDEADHQPEGAVYVIPARLEDCEVPERLQRWHRVDLFTQGGYDRLLKSLAAVAAARVGVRYDGFYAKPSSKEGFTEFLRFYPDGTVLDVTTSGSVEQVARWFNRDHPDLGTGTYDIVGDRITFAPSDSYGTIEYDGTLREEGGELHLHTLSRINGHQSDGVWRFVPVQLRRS